A region of the Roseobacter denitrificans OCh 114 genome:
CGGTGCAGGTGGCTTTGACCAGACCCGCGCCGGAAACACCTTCGACGATCACATTTTGCATGTCTTCCTGCATCTGCGCCATCTTGGCCTGCATTTCCTGCGCTTTTTTCATCATGCCGGCCATATCGCCGAGTGAACCTAGTCCTTTGAGCATCTGCTGTGTCCTTATGTGATCCGTTACGTTTGATATGCGTGTTTTGAGGCGCCCTCGCAAGGGGCTCAACTGTCCTCGAAGGGGTCCCACTCGTCTTCGACCTCCGGCAGGGCATTCGCAACGGCGGCTGCCGCGATCTGCTCTGGGGTTTTGATGGAGGTGATGCGGGCCTTGGGAAACTGCGTCAGAACCGCTTGCATCAAAGGGTGTTCGAGCGCTTTGCTTTGCAGATCAAGTTCGGCGGCGTCTCGCTTTTCGGCAATCGTCGGCGCGGATGCATCATTCACAATTGTGACGGCCCAGCGATTGCCGGTCCAGAGTTGCAGCCGCTGCCCAAGCCGTTGCGCCAGATCGGCGGGCGCGTTTTCTGTCGGTGCAAATTCGATCCGGCCGGGTTGGTATTGCGCCAGCCGCACGCAGCCTTCGACCTCAACCAAGAGCTTTACGTCCCGGTTGGCGCGGATCAGTTCGACCACATGATCAAAGCTCACAAACCGCGCGAGGGCTTCATTCGGCTGCTCGGCAAGGGCCGCCACCGTGCCGGAACCGGACGGGGGCGCGGGTCTTGCCGTGGCATGGGCGGTTGCGTTTGTGCCCTGCGGTGCCGGGCTTTGCGTGGCGGTGTTGCCGCGCGCGGGGGCCGGAGGGTTGTCCGCCTTGAGCTGGCGGACCAACTCGCCGGGCGTGGGCAAATCCGCCACATGGGTTAGCCGGATGATCGCCATCTCGGCGGCCATCATTGCGTTGGGGGCACTTGCCACTTCGTCCAGGGCTTTCAGCAGCATCTGCCACAGCCGCGTCAACACGCGCATGGGCAAGGCTCCCGCCATCTCAAGGCCGCGGCTGCGTTCGTCGGGCGATACGGTGGGGTCTTCGGCGGCTTCGGGGGTGATCTTGACCACCGACACCCAATGGGTGATCTCCGCCAGATCGCGCAGCACGGCCATCGGGTCGGCCCCTTCGGCATATTGTGCCGACAGTTCGGTGAGCGCGCCCGCAGTATCCCCGCGCAGGATCATGTCAAACAGGTCCAGCACCCGCCCGCGATCGGCCAGTCCAAGCATGGCGCGCACCTGCGCGGCTGTTGTCTCTCCCGCGCCGTGGCTGATGGCCTGATCCAGCAGCGAGGTCGCATCCCGCGCGGAGCCTTCAGCCGCGCGCGCGATCAGAGCCATGGCGTCCTGCGCGATTTCGGCCCCTTCGGCAGTCGCAATTTTGCGCATCAGATCAATCATGACCTCGGGTTCGATGCGGCGCAGGTCAAACCGCTGGCAACGCGACAGCACGGTCACAGGCACCTTGCGGATTTCCGTGGTGGCAAAGATGAATTTCACATGTTCCGGCGGCTCTTCCAGCGTTTTGAGCAGCGCGTTGAATGCGCCGGTGGACAGCATGTGCACTTCGTCGATGATATAGACTTTGTAGCGGGCCGATGCAGCACGGTAGTGGACGGAATCGATGATTTCCCGGATGTTCGCGACCCCGGTATTGGACGCCGCGTCCATTTCCATCACATCGACGTGGCGGCCTTCCATGATGGCGGTGCAATGTTCACAGGTCCCGCAGGGGTCGGTCGTAGGCCTGCCCGTGCCGTCCGGGCCGATGCAGTTCATGCCCTTGGCAATGATCCGGGCGGTCGTTGTCTTACCGGTGCCGCGGATGCCGGTCATGATGAAAGCCTGCGCGATGCGGTCCGCTTCAAACGCGTTTTTCAGCGTCTGAACCATCGCGTCCTGCCCAACAAGGTCGGCAAAGGTCTCTGGGCGGTATTTACGCGCCAGAACCTGATAGGGGGCGTGCGGTGTTTCGGACATGAAAAGCCTTGCTGGAACGGAATCGGAGCGACGATTGGCAGACTAAGGCGCAGCGCGTCCAAGAACAACGGCACTTGGCAAAGAAGTGCCGCAGGGACCCCGCCAATTCGCTGCGTGGCAAACCTCGTTCACGTGGCGCTGCCTGAAATCAAAGATTTCAACGTGATACTTGATACTTCAGGTATTTCGTCAGACGCTCTGGAACGACAGCTGCACCTTGATTGATTTGTTGCGATCCAGCGTGGTCGCAAATGCCTCATGTGCCTGTTCCACCGGAAAGACCTGCGTGATCATGGGGGCGACGTCGATCACCCCTTCGTCGATCATCCGGACCGCATCGGCAAATTCAGGGTGGAAACGGTGCGTGCCCTTCAGCGAAACTTCTTTTCCGACAATGGCGTTGATGGGGATATTCAGGCTCCCCGCGACGCCGACCTGAACCAATGTGCCGCGCGGGCGGACAAATTCAATCGCCATAGCAATCGCGGCCTCCGCACCGGAGCATTCGAACACAACATCGAATTGTTGTTCGGGCGACCTGAAGGCGTCCATCAGGTCGGCTGATGTCGCGATATTGATGCAGTGCGTTGCCCCCATTTTGCTCGCGTTGGACAGGGTGAAATCAACAAGATCCGTCACCACGATATTCGATGCACCCCGTGCCTTGGCCACAGCAACACATAACGCGCCAATCGGCCCGGCCCCGGTGACCAGAACGCGTTTGCCCGCCAGATCGCCCGCCTGATTTGCAGCATGCAGACAAACCGCCAGCGGCTCGGCGCAGGCGGCATGTGCGATATCGGTGTGTGCGCTCACTTTGACGCATTGGGATGCTTGCACCGGCAGAATGCTGCGAAATCCCCCCTGCACGTGGGGAAAGGTTCTGGCCGAGCCCAGAAACCGCATGTTCAGGCAATGCTGGTATTCCTCGCGGGTGCAGAAATGGCAATCATTGCAGGGCTGGCTGGGGTTCACCGCGACTTTGTCGCCCGGTTCCACAGCGGTGACGCCCGGTGCGACCGATTTCACGACGCCCGCGATTTCGTGGCCCAGAATGATGGGTTCTTTCACGCGCACCGGGCCAAAGCCACCATGCTGGAAATAGTGCAGGTCTGATCCGCAGATGCCACCGCGCGCAATTTCGACCGCGACGTCGCCCGCTTCCAGAGGCGGTGAAGCGATCTCCTCAACGCGCAAGTCACCTTTGCTGTGAAGTCTGCAAATTGTGGTGGTCACGAAAACCTCCTTTTACGGTATAAGGACAGAGGGCAACCAGGTCGCCAGCGGGGGGAAGTAGGACACCATCAACAGAACGATGATGTTTGTCGCGATAAACGGCAGGATCGCGATGATAACGGGGGTCAAGGGCAATCGCGCGATCCCCGCGCAGACAAACAGGCACACGCCAAGGGGCGGGGTGGTCAGGCCGATCATCAGGTTCAGCACCGCGAAGGTCGCAAAATGCAGCGGGTCAATCCCCACGGAGGTCGCAAGCGTCAGAAGCGGGACAAAGAGGATGATCAGAGCCGCAATCGTTTCCATGAACATGCCGACAATCAGCAGCAGGACGTTGATGATCAGGATGATGATGAATTTGTTTTCCGTGAACGACAACACAGCGGCGGCGATCGCCTGTGGAATACGCTCGGAGACGAGGATCCAGCCGAACACATTCGCAAACCCGACCAGAACCAGAATCCCCGATGCGGCAACAGCGCTGTCGACAATGATCCTGGGTATTTCACGGAACGGAAGTTCGCGGTAGACGACAAGCCCGATGAACATGGCATAGACACTTGCGATGATTGCCGTTTCCGTCGGTGTCGCCACGCCGCTGAGCAGACCGTAAAGGATCAAAGCGGTCATCGCGAGCGCCCAGAACGCGCCCGCAAAGGACCGCCCGATTTCGCCCACGCCCTGCCATTCCTGTTTGGGAAAATTCCGGCGGCGCGCAATCACATAGGTGGTGATCATCATCGCCATACCCAGCAGAATGCCCGGTATCGCTCCGGCCAGGAACATCTTTCCGACAGAGATACCGGACAAGGCCCCGACGATGATCATCGGCACGCTTGGCGGAATGATCGGCCCGACGGTGGAGGAGGCGGCGGTGATGGCGGCAGAAAAATCGGCGGGGTATCCGGCCTTTTTCATGCCCGGTATCATGACGCCGCCGATGGATGCCGCATCGGCCACCGCCGTGCCGGTGATGCCCCCGAACAGCATCGACGCGCCCACGTTCGTGAGGCCAAGGCCCCCCCTGATCCAACCGACCAGCGCATTGGCAAAGCGGATGATCCGTTCCGTGATACCGCCCCGGTTCATCAGGTTGCCTGCGAGAATAAAGCCGGGGATGCTGAGCAAAACGAAAACATCCATGCCCGCATACATTTTCTGTGGCATGACGACCACAGGAATACCCGTGACCAGCAGATAGCAGAGGGAGCTCAGGCCGAGAGTGATGGCCACGGGGATGCCCACGACAAGACCGATGACGAAAACGGCAATAAGAACAGTGAGGCCCATGGTCAGCTATCCATACGTTTGACCGGCTCACCCGTGCCGGCAAAAAAGAGCATCGAAACGATCCTCAGCAGGGCAAAAACCGCAAGGCAGGCGAGCAATGCGAGAACTGAAAAATGGATGTAATCCATGCGCACGCCCAAGGCGGGCGAGGTTTGAAAGGCCCCGATGGACACATATTTCCATGCCGCAGGGATCAGGATTACGCAGAGGATGAGCGTTGCGCTCGCAGACAACAGTCGCAACAGCCATGGCCCCTTGCCCGGGAGCGCTTCGCAGACGACGTCTACATTCACCAGATCACCGGAGCGCAGGGACAGTCCGGCCCCGAAGGTCACGGTATACAGCATCGCGTAGCGCGTCAGCTCTTCGGTCCAGACGGGGGATGATCCGAATGTGCGCCCCAGAACCTGTGTCAGGACGGCACAGATGAGAACGAAAAAGGACAGCCCGACACCGACGCTGGCCAAACCCACGATGATCCGTTCTATCCGCTGCATCCGTCAGACTTTCATTAAAATAGGTGCAAGAGCCGCCGGGTCGATGACCGACGGCTCTCGCGGGCGTTTTATTCAGAGAACAGCGATTCCACGATGGGGCGGATTTCTTCGCTTACGTTGGCAAGAACCGCGTCCTTGGCAGCGGCCTGAAACGCCGCGCCATCCACCTCGACGAAGGTCATGCCCTTGCTTTCGAGATAGCCGCGATCTTCGGCGAGGCTTTCCAGCAGCAGACCACGCTCATATTCCTGCGCTGTTGCTGCGGCCTGCATGACGGCGTTCTGATCGTCCTCGGACAGTTTGGCCCAGGTGGATTCCGCGATTGTCAGGTAAATCCAGGACCGGACATGTTCGGTCTGGTTCACATAGCCCTGGACTTCATTGAAGTTGGCCGAGCGGATCAGGGCAAGCGGGTTTTCCTGACCGTCGATCACGCCGTTTTGCAGGGAGGTAAAGACCTCGGAGAATGCCATCGGTGTTGGCGATGCGCCCAGAGCGCTCCAGACGTCCACGAAAAGCGGCACGTTCGGGACGCGCATTTTCATGCCATCAAGGTCTGCAGGTGATGTGATCGGGCGTTGCGACGTCAGATTGCGCGGCCCACGGGCAAAGAACGCAATCGGGCGCACTTGGGCCTTTTCGATGATCTGCTGTTTGATCTGTTCACCGATTTCGCCAGAGGCGACTTCGTCCATATGCTCAAGGGATTTGTAGGCATAGGGTACGGCCAGCAACGCCGCCATCGGGGCCCAGTTTTGCAGGCTTTCGCCGGTGATCGTCATGTCCACCGTGCCAAGTTGCATGCCGTTGATCAGGTCGATTTCCTTGCCGAGGGATTCGTTCGGGAAAACCTCGACGGCAATGCGACCGTCGGTCAGCGTGGAGAGTTCCTCGCCGAATTTGACCGCTGCGAGGTGCCATGCGTTTTGCTCATTTGCCAGATGCCCCAGTTTCAGGGTCATCTCCTGCGCAAATGCGGCTGAAGACGCGAGCGCTGCAACGCAGGTCACCGCAGCCAGTCCTTTGATTTTTGTAAAGAGCCTCATGATGTTTCCTCCAGTGTTAAGGCTTGGGATCGGATATTGTTTGTGCAGGCCCGTCGAAATACGCGGGGTAAAGGGCCTGCACCTTTGGGAGCGAGCTTAGAATTTCCATCAGATGTGTGCGCATCGCGGCCTCGGCCCCTGCCACGTCTTGCTGTTGGATCGCATCGACAATCGCGCTGTGCTGATCAATCAGCTTGGCGACCGGAAACTCTTCGAAGGTCAGAAACCGCACCCGGTCCATCTGTGTCTTGATGGCGTCCAGAATACTCCAGGCTTTGCCAACACCGGCGGCATCCGCAAGGGTGTGGTGGAACTTTTCGTCCAGTTCGATGAATTTCGCAGGGTCGCGCGCACCGACCGCCTTTTGCGCGTCCAACTGTATGCGCAGATCTTTAACCAACCCCTCCGGCGGCGCGTCTGCCAGTCTTTTGACGATGTCGGCTTCTACCGCTTCGCGTACGAAACGACCGTTCAGGACCGCATCATAATCGATGAGTTTCACAAAAGTGCCGCGTTGTGGTCGGATCTCAAGCAGGCCTTCGTTCATGAGGGTGATGAAGGCTTCGCGGACGGGTTGCCTGCTGACGTGGTATTCCCTTGCAAGCTCCGGTTCTGACAACCTGCTGGCCGGTTTGAGGTCATTGCGGATGATGCGGCTGCGCAGGATCAAGCGGAGTTGCGGGCTGACCGCGACCAGCGGGTCAAGCTTCCATTTGCTCAGATCATCCAGCACCAACGTCATCATCGCTCCCTTTGCGGGAAAGCTACTTGTATACTTCCATACATGTCAACATGGGTGAGAATGACATGTGGAAATACGCAAAGGTTTCGCGATGTATCGTGTCAAAAATACTGTAGGATCAGTGGCGTTTAACGGCCATAAACACACCGGATCGCGGGGCGGCATGTACTGCCGCCACACCTGATCGGGTTATATGATCGCGCCGCGCACCTTGGCTGATACCCATTCGGAGATCACCACAGCCGCCAGAATCACCAGCAGGATGAGCGAGACCTGCGGCCATGCCAGCACGTTCAGCGATGCGGACAATTGCAGACCGATGCCGCCCGCC
Encoded here:
- a CDS encoding DNA polymerase III subunit gamma/tau — encoded protein: MSETPHAPYQVLARKYRPETFADLVGQDAMVQTLKNAFEADRIAQAFIMTGIRGTGKTTTARIIAKGMNCIGPDGTGRPTTDPCGTCEHCTAIMEGRHVDVMEMDAASNTGVANIREIIDSVHYRAASARYKVYIIDEVHMLSTGAFNALLKTLEEPPEHVKFIFATTEIRKVPVTVLSRCQRFDLRRIEPEVMIDLMRKIATAEGAEIAQDAMALIARAAEGSARDATSLLDQAISHGAGETTAAQVRAMLGLADRGRVLDLFDMILRGDTAGALTELSAQYAEGADPMAVLRDLAEITHWVSVVKITPEAAEDPTVSPDERSRGLEMAGALPMRVLTRLWQMLLKALDEVASAPNAMMAAEMAIIRLTHVADLPTPGELVRQLKADNPPAPARGNTATQSPAPQGTNATAHATARPAPPSGSGTVAALAEQPNEALARFVSFDHVVELIRANRDVKLLVEVEGCVRLAQYQPGRIEFAPTENAPADLAQRLGQRLQLWTGNRWAVTIVNDASAPTIAEKRDAAELDLQSKALEHPLMQAVLTQFPKARITSIKTPEQIAAAAVANALPEVEDEWDPFEDS
- a CDS encoding L-idonate 5-dehydrogenase, which translates into the protein MTTTICRLHSKGDLRVEEIASPPLEAGDVAVEIARGGICGSDLHYFQHGGFGPVRVKEPIILGHEIAGVVKSVAPGVTAVEPGDKVAVNPSQPCNDCHFCTREEYQHCLNMRFLGSARTFPHVQGGFRSILPVQASQCVKVSAHTDIAHAACAEPLAVCLHAANQAGDLAGKRVLVTGAGPIGALCVAVAKARGASNIVVTDLVDFTLSNASKMGATHCINIATSADLMDAFRSPEQQFDVVFECSGAEAAIAMAIEFVRPRGTLVQVGVAGSLNIPINAIVGKEVSLKGTHRFHPEFADAVRMIDEGVIDVAPMITQVFPVEQAHEAFATTLDRNKSIKVQLSFQSV
- a CDS encoding TRAP transporter large permease, which translates into the protein MGLTVLIAVFVIGLVVGIPVAITLGLSSLCYLLVTGIPVVVMPQKMYAGMDVFVLLSIPGFILAGNLMNRGGITERIIRFANALVGWIRGGLGLTNVGASMLFGGITGTAVADAASIGGVMIPGMKKAGYPADFSAAITAASSTVGPIIPPSVPMIIVGALSGISVGKMFLAGAIPGILLGMAMMITTYVIARRRNFPKQEWQGVGEIGRSFAGAFWALAMTALILYGLLSGVATPTETAIIASVYAMFIGLVVYRELPFREIPRIIVDSAVAASGILVLVGFANVFGWILVSERIPQAIAAAVLSFTENKFIIILIINVLLLIVGMFMETIAALIILFVPLLTLATSVGIDPLHFATFAVLNLMIGLTTPPLGVCLFVCAGIARLPLTPVIIAILPFIATNIIVLLMVSYFPPLATWLPSVLIP
- a CDS encoding TRAP transporter small permease, encoding MQRIERIIVGLASVGVGLSFFVLICAVLTQVLGRTFGSSPVWTEELTRYAMLYTVTFGAGLSLRSGDLVNVDVVCEALPGKGPWLLRLLSASATLILCVILIPAAWKYVSIGAFQTSPALGVRMDYIHFSVLALLACLAVFALLRIVSMLFFAGTGEPVKRMDS
- a CDS encoding TRAP transporter substrate-binding protein, with amino-acid sequence MRLFTKIKGLAAVTCVAALASSAAFAQEMTLKLGHLANEQNAWHLAAVKFGEELSTLTDGRIAVEVFPNESLGKEIDLINGMQLGTVDMTITGESLQNWAPMAALLAVPYAYKSLEHMDEVASGEIGEQIKQQIIEKAQVRPIAFFARGPRNLTSQRPITSPADLDGMKMRVPNVPLFVDVWSALGASPTPMAFSEVFTSLQNGVIDGQENPLALIRSANFNEVQGYVNQTEHVRSWIYLTIAESTWAKLSEDDQNAVMQAAATAQEYERGLLLESLAEDRGYLESKGMTFVEVDGAAFQAAAKDAVLANVSEEIRPIVESLFSE
- a CDS encoding GntR family transcriptional regulator, coding for MMTLVLDDLSKWKLDPLVAVSPQLRLILRSRIIRNDLKPASRLSEPELAREYHVSRQPVREAFITLMNEGLLEIRPQRGTFVKLIDYDAVLNGRFVREAVEADIVKRLADAPPEGLVKDLRIQLDAQKAVGARDPAKFIELDEKFHHTLADAAGVGKAWSILDAIKTQMDRVRFLTFEEFPVAKLIDQHSAIVDAIQQQDVAGAEAAMRTHLMEILSSLPKVQALYPAYFDGPAQTISDPKP